From the Calditrichota bacterium genome, one window contains:
- a CDS encoding S9 family peptidase has translation MKKWLVFLSIFLLSLPAMAQKKAFTIEDLYHLKSVSDPQISPDGKEIAFTVTSYTLHKGKSNTEIYLMNKDGSQVHQMTNNPAADYAPRWTPDGKSLLFISTRKNGSQLWLLPVSGGEPTQLTHISTGITNPVWSKDGTKILFETSVFPECGASDSCNKAINESMKKGPIQAHLADHLLYRHWTHYKDGHRNHLFVFDVKSKKMTDVTPGDFDSPPFSLSGATDYDFSPDGKEICFTSKRVPHPESSTNMDLWLVPATGDPAKNITADNPAYDGQPRYSPDGRFIAYRTQKIPGYESDRFRLAIYNRKTGQKRILTEAFDNWVDDFAWAPDSKSIYFIGEVKGHFPLYNVRLKDNRIRPVADLKTINAFAVSPNGKWVAVSRRAVQDPTEIWRVDTNGKHAKRLTFFNKAVEDSVDIRPVLERWFPGADGIPVHTFIVTPHNFDPHKKYPLILNVHGGPQGQWADAFRGDWQVYPGAGYIVAFPNPHGSTGYGQAYTAEISKDWGGKVYQDVMAVADSLAKIPWVDADRMGVMGWSYGGYMMMWLQGHTTRFKAIAAMMGVYDLRSMYGATEELWFPEWDLGGQPWNSPLYQKWSPSNFVPHFKTPTLVITGERDYRVPYTQSLQFFTALQKMGVPSRLIIFKNDGHWPSYVKSMPLYYDAHLDWFHKYLHGGAAPWDVKKMVRNEVFK, from the coding sequence ATGAAAAAATGGCTCGTTTTTCTGTCGATTTTTCTTCTGTCTTTGCCTGCAATGGCACAGAAGAAGGCCTTCACAATTGAGGATTTGTACCACCTGAAATCGGTTTCCGATCCACAGATTTCACCGGACGGAAAAGAAATTGCCTTCACGGTCACCTCTTACACCCTTCACAAGGGCAAGAGCAACACGGAAATTTACCTGATGAACAAAGACGGCAGTCAGGTGCACCAGATGACCAACAACCCCGCGGCCGATTACGCCCCGCGCTGGACGCCGGACGGGAAATCCCTGCTTTTCATTTCCACCCGGAAAAACGGATCGCAGCTCTGGCTGCTGCCGGTCAGTGGCGGCGAACCGACCCAATTAACCCATATTTCCACCGGAATCACCAATCCGGTTTGGTCCAAAGACGGAACCAAAATTTTATTCGAAACGTCGGTTTTTCCGGAATGCGGTGCCAGCGACAGTTGCAACAAAGCCATTAACGAATCCATGAAAAAAGGGCCCATTCAGGCTCACCTGGCTGACCATCTCCTCTACCGGCACTGGACACACTACAAAGACGGCCACCGGAACCACCTGTTTGTGTTTGATGTAAAATCCAAAAAAATGACGGACGTTACGCCCGGTGATTTCGATTCGCCGCCCTTTTCCTTGAGCGGTGCGACCGATTACGATTTTTCGCCGGACGGGAAGGAAATCTGTTTTACCTCCAAGCGCGTGCCGCACCCGGAGTCTTCCACTAACATGGATCTGTGGCTGGTTCCGGCCACGGGAGACCCCGCCAAAAATATTACGGCGGACAATCCCGCTTACGACGGCCAGCCGCGCTATTCGCCTGACGGTCGCTTCATCGCCTACCGCACGCAGAAAATTCCCGGCTACGAATCCGACCGGTTCCGCCTGGCTATTTACAACCGAAAAACCGGCCAAAAACGCATTCTGACCGAGGCCTTCGACAACTGGGTGGACGACTTCGCGTGGGCTCCGGATTCCAAAAGCATTTACTTTATTGGAGAAGTGAAAGGCCACTTCCCGTTGTACAACGTGCGGCTGAAAGACAACCGCATTCGTCCGGTGGCCGATTTGAAAACGATCAATGCCTTTGCCGTTTCACCCAACGGAAAATGGGTGGCGGTCAGCCGGCGGGCGGTACAAGACCCCACGGAAATTTGGCGGGTGGACACCAATGGCAAACATGCCAAACGGCTGACCTTTTTCAACAAGGCGGTGGAAGATTCCGTGGACATTCGGCCGGTTCTGGAACGCTGGTTTCCCGGTGCGGACGGCATTCCGGTGCACACGTTTATTGTAACGCCCCACAATTTTGATCCCCACAAAAAATATCCTTTGATTCTAAACGTGCACGGCGGGCCTCAGGGTCAGTGGGCAGATGCTTTTCGCGGCGACTGGCAGGTGTACCCGGGCGCGGGTTACATTGTGGCCTTTCCCAATCCCCACGGGTCCACCGGTTACGGTCAGGCCTACACGGCGGAAATCTCCAAAGACTGGGGCGGCAAGGTGTACCAGGATGTGATGGCTGTGGCCGATTCCCTGGCCAAAATCCCCTGGGTGGATGCCGATCGGATGGGCGTGATGGGCTGGTCGTACGGCGGCTACATGATGATGTGGCTCCAGGGACACACCACCCGTTTCAAGGCCATTGCCGCGATGATGGGCGTGTACGATTTGCGCTCGATGTACGGCGCTACAGAGGAACTCTGGTTTCCGGAATGGGATTTGGGCGGGCAGCCCTGGAATTCGCCCCTTTACCAGAAATGGTCTCCCAGCAATTTTGTGCCCCATTTCAAAACCCCGACGCTCGTCATTACCGGCGAACGGGATTACCGCGTGCCTTACACCCAGAGTTTGCAGTTTTTCACGGCCCTGCAAAAAATGGGCGTTCCGTCCCGTCTGATTATTTTTAAAAACGACGGCCACTGGCCCAGCTATGTGAAGTCCATGCCGCTTTACTACGATGCGCACCTGGATTGGTTTCACAAATATCTGCACGGCGGGGCCGCTCCGTGGGACGTGAAAAAAATGGTTCGAAATGAGGTGTTTAAATAA
- a CDS encoding PEGA domain-containing protein produces MQKKAVLIWIGLIVLMLPHQAAAQQITLTSVPYQLISESESVTVTWAEPIQATLHYGTTHGVYNASISKSGTRSLTFTPQNEGIHPGVYYGIITNGSLRSAEFPFIVEASVSPIMREPTNNGTVRTATPEFQWDEVSGVPFYHLILSDHEAIITRDPDTGELQLTGANIIWQVITSETHITYGDPDPSGYFTDFNGTTPPLLNGNHYTWIVLNNYGNNPAFTSLVQSGVSAFYVNLSTTAAKPILISPADGVSLNSKTITFQWQPASGAVNYQISLFEYIYEEGSSSSFLIWSTTTSNTSIDFPARTVLKGTKYAWRVLAMDNSGNGTPSDTRQFSYTVPVSALSIRTLQMDGTNLPRTNVTLTAIDGSSDNVSFITSDNGNFTATVRPGSYAITGSKEGFLDTTKTVEVEAGDTLSVALRLRKASHRVKGVTRNQADQLLPSVSLRAEENLSGRLLETSSDANGNFVLSLSSGVWDIWGQKENYSNSDTVRVVLSSQEEVTLAQPLVLKEFDSFITGTVVDVNKQPVITARVQAQKDARVVSQFTANNGSFRLQVSSGKWTVTVTKGGYVSPAPRIVQVTPGATINLTPDLELTSNAGVLTGFVFSGQNSVNGAEVKAIPPSGQPVSFLTDPKGAYALNLAPGNYTVTVSKQGYAPPDPLQVSLHSGETLSNLNFNLRVNPVFISGKAASGGKPLEGVIIQTDGANDTTLSDGSYRLWVQPGTYRITASKTGYAATGIQTVTIALGENKTGVNFTLVPNVGTIKGRVQQGNLPIVGAAVLAYSGTDTFRTLPGNVGQYTLSVKPGTWTIRAEKEGFVPAQLNTPVQSGQTVTGVDFNLTLNLGTISGKITDNHGRAVENAWVDVIGENLQSVSDLNGNYTIQLEPGPYQLKAWKPGFSSQTTSVTAVLNSTITKNFSLTTMGTLTGKITDSSTGLPINKAAVWVILGADTTQTETDYTGEYTFFLNSGTYTLVADQLGYHRKQLSVSLAAGAVKIQNMALQPDPTEIARIQGKILDDFHKPMVGVPISLSGGKVDIIYTETDGTYDIKKLQTGLDYTLRPKLPGFFFVPSKRRFAPLIANKTGQDFAGALYGDVSGNKEVSSFDGSLILRISAQQNVAPYYRNQPRDSIAADVSGNGQVSSFDASLIFRYSVNLIDRFPVEPSRLGKGLENYSDPEVHVFTFAVKHLDETRWAVDIQADNLNHIYATQWKIEVDRQWVNVQNCVLFRSSEGHALAWSEKNGVLTIATAGPEALEGSGKLLRILIEVKGDPSISPETFLEVRQVQVNEGLVVSEFQPPERTRLPTQFRLYDNYPNPFNGETLIRFAVPSEDHVQGVSVDLSVYNVLGQKVRQLVQKKLAPGYYQFKWNGTDESGNQVPGGVYFYRLKAKNRVYVKKLLLLK; encoded by the coding sequence ATGCAAAAAAAAGCAGTTCTAATTTGGATTGGGCTAATTGTCCTGATGTTACCCCATCAGGCTGCGGCCCAGCAAATTACACTTACAAGCGTACCCTATCAGCTCATTAGTGAGTCCGAATCCGTTACGGTGACATGGGCAGAGCCGATTCAGGCGACACTTCATTACGGAACGACCCATGGAGTGTACAATGCCTCAATTTCAAAAAGCGGTACGCGCTCACTCACATTTACTCCGCAAAATGAAGGCATTCATCCCGGGGTTTATTATGGGATTATTACCAATGGCTCGCTGCGGTCGGCTGAGTTTCCGTTCATTGTAGAGGCATCTGTGTCTCCGATTATGCGCGAACCCACAAATAACGGAACCGTTCGGACAGCCACGCCTGAATTTCAGTGGGATGAAGTTTCCGGGGTTCCCTTTTACCACCTCATTCTTTCCGATCACGAAGCGATTATTACACGGGATCCCGATACCGGCGAGTTGCAGTTAACCGGTGCCAATATCATCTGGCAGGTGATTACGTCTGAGACACATATTACGTATGGCGATCCCGATCCTTCCGGCTACTTTACGGATTTCAACGGGACCACTCCGCCGCTGCTCAATGGAAATCACTACACCTGGATCGTGCTGAACAACTATGGAAATAATCCGGCCTTCACATCATTGGTTCAATCAGGTGTAAGTGCGTTCTACGTTAATCTTTCCACGACAGCAGCCAAGCCCATTCTTATCTCACCGGCTGACGGAGTCTCTCTGAATTCAAAAACCATTACATTCCAATGGCAGCCTGCGTCCGGTGCGGTCAATTATCAAATTTCACTGTTTGAGTACATTTACGAAGAGGGAAGTTCCTCCAGCTTTCTCATTTGGAGCACCACCACTTCGAATACGTCCATTGATTTTCCGGCACGCACAGTATTAAAGGGAACGAAATACGCCTGGCGTGTACTGGCCATGGACAATTCCGGCAACGGAACGCCAAGCGACACGCGTCAATTTTCTTACACTGTACCGGTCAGCGCATTAAGCATTCGCACCCTTCAGATGGATGGAACCAATCTTCCCCGAACCAACGTTACCTTAACGGCTATTGATGGCTCTTCGGATAACGTGTCTTTCATTACATCGGATAATGGCAATTTTACAGCTACGGTCCGGCCGGGTTCGTATGCGATTACGGGTTCAAAGGAAGGCTTTTTGGATACGACTAAAACCGTTGAGGTGGAGGCGGGGGATACCCTTTCCGTCGCATTGCGTTTAAGGAAGGCGTCCCATCGCGTAAAGGGGGTCACGCGTAACCAGGCCGATCAGCTTCTGCCGTCTGTTTCACTGCGGGCGGAAGAGAATCTTTCCGGCCGGCTTCTGGAGACCTCCTCCGACGCAAACGGGAATTTCGTACTCAGCCTTTCCAGCGGGGTCTGGGATATCTGGGGACAGAAAGAGAACTATTCCAATTCAGATACGGTTCGGGTTGTGTTATCATCTCAGGAAGAAGTAACCTTGGCTCAGCCCCTTGTTTTAAAGGAATTTGACAGTTTCATTACGGGTACGGTGGTGGATGTAAATAAACAGCCCGTTATTACGGCACGCGTACAGGCACAGAAGGATGCACGGGTTGTTTCTCAGTTTACGGCCAATAATGGATCTTTTCGCTTGCAGGTGAGCAGCGGCAAGTGGACGGTGACGGTTACAAAGGGAGGCTATGTGAGCCCGGCGCCCCGAATTGTCCAGGTGACGCCCGGAGCGACAATAAATCTGACTCCCGACCTGGAGCTCACGTCCAATGCCGGGGTTTTGACCGGCTTTGTTTTCAGCGGACAGAACTCCGTAAATGGGGCGGAAGTGAAGGCCATCCCTCCGTCAGGACAGCCGGTTTCTTTTTTAACCGATCCCAAGGGAGCGTATGCGTTGAATCTGGCTCCCGGGAATTATACCGTCACCGTTTCCAAGCAGGGGTACGCACCACCTGACCCGCTGCAGGTATCTCTGCACTCCGGTGAAACCCTTTCCAACCTGAATTTTAATCTTCGGGTAAATCCCGTTTTTATCTCCGGAAAAGCCGCCTCAGGCGGAAAACCCCTTGAAGGGGTGATCATTCAGACAGACGGGGCAAACGACACGACTCTTTCTGACGGGTCTTACCGCCTTTGGGTTCAACCCGGGACGTACCGAATAACGGCATCCAAAACGGGATATGCGGCAACGGGAATTCAAACCGTAACCATTGCCCTGGGTGAAAATAAGACAGGGGTCAATTTTACACTTGTGCCCAATGTTGGAACGATTAAGGGACGTGTTCAACAGGGGAATTTGCCCATTGTGGGGGCAGCCGTTTTGGCCTATTCCGGAACGGATACATTTCGCACGCTGCCCGGAAATGTGGGACAATACACCCTTTCGGTAAAACCCGGCACCTGGACAATCCGGGCTGAAAAGGAAGGCTTTGTTCCCGCCCAATTGAATACGCCCGTGCAATCCGGTCAAACCGTTACGGGTGTGGATTTCAATCTTACACTCAACTTGGGCACGATTTCCGGAAAAATCACGGACAATCATGGACGGGCGGTTGAAAATGCATGGGTCGATGTGATTGGAGAAAATCTCCAATCGGTGTCTGATCTGAATGGAAATTACACCATTCAGCTGGAACCGGGACCTTACCAGCTAAAGGCATGGAAACCGGGGTTTAGCAGCCAGACGACGTCCGTTACGGCAGTACTTAATTCAACAATTACGAAGAATTTTTCCCTGACCACCATGGGAACGTTGACCGGAAAAATAACGGACAGTTCCACGGGTCTGCCCATCAATAAGGCGGCCGTGTGGGTGATCCTGGGAGCCGACACGACGCAAACGGAAACGGATTACACGGGCGAATACACCTTTTTTCTCAATTCGGGGACGTACACCCTGGTCGCCGATCAATTGGGATATCACCGAAAGCAGCTCAGTGTGTCGCTTGCGGCAGGTGCCGTCAAAATCCAAAATATGGCGCTTCAGCCGGATCCCACGGAAATAGCCCGGATTCAGGGCAAAATTCTGGATGATTTTCACAAACCTATGGTGGGTGTTCCAATTTCACTCTCCGGTGGGAAGGTGGATATCATTTACACGGAAACGGATGGAACGTACGATATCAAGAAACTGCAAACCGGTTTGGATTACACCCTGCGTCCCAAACTGCCGGGCTTTTTCTTCGTTCCGTCCAAAAGACGCTTTGCTCCTCTGATCGCCAACAAAACCGGCCAGGATTTTGCCGGAGCTCTGTACGGAGATGTGAGCGGCAACAAAGAGGTCAGTTCATTTGACGGGTCGCTTATCCTTAGAATCAGCGCTCAGCAAAATGTGGCCCCGTATTATCGAAATCAGCCGAGGGATTCCATCGCGGCCGACGTCAGCGGTAACGGACAGGTGAGTTCCTTCGATGCATCGCTTATTTTTCGCTATTCGGTCAATCTGATTGATCGCTTTCCTGTGGAACCGTCCCGACTGGGAAAAGGGCTCGAAAATTATTCTGATCCGGAGGTTCACGTGTTTACATTTGCGGTGAAACATCTGGATGAAACCCGTTGGGCTGTTGATATTCAAGCGGATAATCTGAATCATATTTACGCCACGCAATGGAAAATTGAGGTCGATCGGCAGTGGGTAAATGTACAGAATTGTGTCTTGTTCCGCTCCTCGGAAGGCCATGCTCTGGCCTGGTCGGAGAAAAATGGTGTGCTTACCATTGCAACGGCGGGCCCTGAAGCGCTGGAGGGCTCCGGAAAACTGCTTCGCATTTTGATTGAGGTGAAGGGGGATCCGTCCATTTCCCCCGAAACCTTTTTGGAGGTGAGGCAGGTGCAGGTGAATGAGGGGCTGGTTGTGTCAGAATTTCAGCCGCCTGAACGGACCCGGCTTCCAACGCAATTTCGTTTGTATGATAATTATCCCAATCCCTTCAACGGTGAAACCCTGATTCGGTTTGCGGTTCCGTCAGAAGACCATGTACAAGGGGTTTCAGTCGATTTGTCCGTTTACAATGTGCTGGGACAAAAGGTGCGGCAGCTTGTGCAAAAAAAACTGGCACCCGGCTATTATCAGTTCAAATGGAACGGAACGGACGAATCGGGCAATCAGGTTCCGGGCGGGGTCTATTTTTATCGATTAAAGGCCAAAAATCGGGTTTATGTGAAAAAGCTTTTACTTTTGAAATAG
- a CDS encoding carbohydrate kinase family protein: MENHRSGILAAGNWLLDHVKIIDQYPEQESLAIIQEESLGNGGGPYNLLKDLARLKAPFSLAGIGLLGDDSEGKFIRADCRTHGIDVSGLKTTDRAPTSYTDVMTVRSTGKRTFFHQKGANAFLDESHFELEKKTARIFYLGYVLLLDTLDVPGSDGRTGAARVLQKATALGFQTAVDVVSETSDRFQSVVGPVLPWVDFLIVNEFEAGKIAGVPTRVNGKLKPEGLREAARVLLNRGVRRWVAIHFPEGALAANSKGQVIVQGSVRVPSEKIKGAAGAGDAFAAGFLYGMHEQWDIQASVRLGVSVAAVSLFDSTCSGSILPVDECLKTGERFGFRENVI; the protein is encoded by the coding sequence ATGGAAAATCACCGAAGTGGTATTCTGGCTGCCGGAAACTGGCTGCTGGATCATGTCAAAATCATTGACCAGTATCCGGAACAGGAATCTTTGGCTATTATTCAGGAGGAGAGTCTGGGTAACGGAGGCGGGCCGTACAATTTGCTGAAGGATTTGGCCCGTTTAAAGGCTCCCTTTTCCCTGGCGGGAATTGGCCTGCTGGGAGACGATTCGGAAGGGAAATTCATTCGAGCCGATTGCCGGACACACGGCATTGACGTTTCCGGATTGAAAACCACCGATCGGGCCCCCACCTCATACACAGACGTTATGACTGTTCGTTCAACGGGAAAGCGCACCTTCTTTCACCAGAAAGGAGCCAATGCCTTTTTGGATGAATCCCATTTTGAGCTGGAGAAGAAAACGGCCCGGATTTTTTACCTGGGGTACGTGTTACTCCTGGACACTTTGGACGTCCCCGGCTCAGATGGACGTACAGGAGCAGCCCGGGTGTTACAAAAAGCCACGGCTTTGGGATTTCAGACCGCTGTTGATGTAGTGAGTGAAACCAGTGACCGGTTCCAAAGTGTGGTCGGGCCGGTTTTGCCGTGGGTTGATTTTTTGATCGTCAATGAGTTTGAAGCGGGAAAGATTGCCGGAGTGCCCACTCGCGTCAATGGAAAACTGAAACCGGAAGGTCTTCGCGAAGCGGCTCGCGTGCTTTTGAACCGGGGCGTGCGCCGGTGGGTGGCTATTCATTTTCCTGAGGGAGCGCTGGCGGCCAATTCGAAAGGGCAGGTTATTGTACAGGGAAGTGTGCGTGTTCCGTCTGAAAAAATCAAGGGTGCCGCGGGTGCCGGCGATGCCTTTGCGGCCGGATTTCTTTACGGTATGCATGAACAGTGGGATATTCAGGCAAGCGTTCGGTTGGGAGTCAGCGTGGCTGCGGTGTCGCTTTTCGATTCCACCTGTTCGGGAAGCATTTTGCCGGTCGATGAATGCCTGAAAACAGGGGAAAGATTCGGTTTCCGGGAAAATGTGATCTAA
- a CDS encoding serpin family protein — MSHFKWVLLLVGFAFLWGGCSKDVSPLQPVGTHTLTPLEKKVVSSSNDFGFNLFKEIVREDSSENIFVSPLSVSMALGMTLNGANGETERAMKTTLGFGDMDLKSVDTAYRSLITYLLQADPKVIFELANSIWYRNTFPFEKSFFDVVRTYFQSEVQGLNFNDPNSVKIINNWVAAKTHNKIKSILDRIDKSSVMFLINAIYFKGTWTYQFKKEATQEDSFYLPDGSTISVQMMNQSGEYDYFETDQFQAIDLPYGDGAYSMTIFLPTHNVPLDSLIGQLNPQTWHTWMGRFEKKKGGILLPKFTLRYKINLNSVLEALGMGIAFSPSQADFTRMSKKGGLYIGFVKHKTFAKVDEEGTEAAAVTVVGMYATSVGGGSNGFTMIVNRPFLCVIREHATNTIVFIGKISHPQWED; from the coding sequence ATGAGCCATTTTAAATGGGTGCTTCTGCTGGTCGGTTTTGCTTTTTTGTGGGGAGGCTGTTCGAAAGACGTCTCACCATTACAGCCGGTGGGGACGCATACGTTAACCCCTCTTGAAAAAAAGGTGGTTTCCTCCAGTAACGATTTCGGCTTCAATTTGTTCAAAGAAATTGTTCGTGAAGATTCCAGCGAAAACATCTTTGTCTCGCCTTTGAGTGTATCCATGGCGCTGGGCATGACCCTAAACGGGGCCAACGGGGAAACGGAACGCGCCATGAAGACCACGCTTGGCTTTGGTGACATGGATTTGAAATCGGTGGACACCGCCTACAGGTCGCTCATAACCTATCTGCTTCAAGCGGATCCCAAAGTCATTTTTGAACTGGCCAATTCCATCTGGTACCGAAATACGTTTCCCTTTGAAAAAAGTTTTTTTGATGTGGTCCGAACCTATTTTCAGTCCGAAGTGCAGGGGCTCAATTTTAATGATCCGAATTCGGTGAAGATCATTAACAACTGGGTGGCAGCGAAAACACACAATAAGATCAAAAGCATTCTGGATCGGATTGACAAAAGTTCTGTCATGTTTCTAATCAATGCCATTTATTTTAAAGGAACGTGGACCTATCAATTCAAGAAGGAAGCCACCCAAGAAGATAGTTTCTATCTGCCGGACGGCTCAACGATTTCCGTCCAGATGATGAACCAATCCGGAGAATACGACTATTTTGAAACGGATCAGTTTCAAGCCATTGATTTGCCCTACGGAGATGGCGCTTACAGCATGACCATTTTCCTGCCCACACACAATGTGCCGCTGGATTCGCTCATTGGCCAGTTGAATCCCCAAACCTGGCATACCTGGATGGGGCGATTTGAGAAGAAAAAAGGCGGTATTTTGCTGCCAAAATTTACCCTTCGCTACAAAATTAACTTAAACAGCGTATTAGAAGCGCTTGGGATGGGCATTGCCTTTAGTCCCTCACAGGCCGATTTTACCCGAATGAGCAAAAAGGGGGGACTTTACATTGGATTCGTCAAACACAAAACCTTTGCCAAAGTGGACGAAGAAGGAACCGAAGCTGCTGCCGTGACGGTGGTGGGCATGTATGCTACAAGTGTCGGAGGGGGGAGCAATGGATTTACGATGATCGTCAATCGGCCCTTTTTGTGTGTGATTCGGGAGCACGCCACGAACACAATTGTATTTATCGGTAAAATTTCGCACCCGCAATGGGAAGATTAA
- a CDS encoding D-lyxose/D-mannose family sugar isomerase translates to MKRSEINRAIKQAMACFERNGWHLPPNPRWDVTDAGLGDFKKYGLVLVNLAEEDEYCEKLMYGVKNQRTPAHCHRQKKEDIICRNGELAIQVWNHNPNEKREPQIFQVKINGEMRDVRSGDIIHLKAGERITLVPGVYHEFWPESEECIIGEVSSHNDDLHDNFFANPDVGRFPEIEEDEPPFVKLVNEL, encoded by the coding sequence ATGAAACGTTCCGAAATCAACCGCGCCATTAAACAGGCCATGGCCTGTTTTGAACGAAATGGCTGGCATTTGCCGCCTAACCCCCGATGGGATGTAACGGATGCAGGGCTGGGTGATTTTAAGAAATACGGCCTGGTTCTGGTGAATCTGGCTGAAGAAGACGAGTATTGTGAAAAGCTGATGTACGGGGTCAAAAATCAGCGTACACCGGCTCACTGCCACCGCCAGAAGAAAGAAGACATCATTTGCCGAAACGGGGAACTGGCGATTCAGGTCTGGAATCACAATCCCAATGAAAAACGCGAGCCGCAGATCTTCCAAGTCAAAATAAATGGAGAAATGCGGGACGTGCGGTCGGGAGATATCATTCACCTGAAAGCGGGCGAACGCATAACACTGGTGCCGGGCGTGTACCACGAATTCTGGCCGGAATCGGAGGAATGCATTATCGGGGAAGTTTCGTCACACAATGATGATTTGCACGACAATTTCTTCGCCAATCCGGATGTGGGGCGGTTCCCGGAAATTGAAGAAGATGAGCCCCCGTTTGTGAAATTGGTAAATGAGTTGTAG
- a CDS encoding serine/threonine-protein phosphatase, which produces MKTTDSTSSDNQKIGKTILNDLHQTGLWKTIRDDFLGLQDFFLTRDRKKRLQNMGKVKRWLFLVWWLLKTLFFKLTPARRILLLIALFLMPSFQFGRTTANTNFLGELIILFVLMLELKDKLVAQNELAEGRAIQKALAPPPMPNVPNWELWLFTQSANEVGGDLIDFLELDQDRYAVALGDVSGKGLPAALLMAKLQATIRALAPEAESLPDLVFRINRIFYRDVLPQNFSSLVYLELGSNSHEIRFINAGHLPPVVVTKMGFKETSKGGPALGLLPNAEYSQQTVILQEGDFLLIYSDGLTEALNEQGEFFGEERLFTLFEKRSHLSAREMGEKLLADVRQFVGHSRLGDDLSLVVLKRIA; this is translated from the coding sequence ATGAAAACCACGGATTCAACATCCAGTGACAATCAGAAAATTGGAAAAACAATTTTAAATGATCTTCACCAAACCGGACTCTGGAAGACTATCCGGGATGATTTTTTAGGCCTGCAGGATTTCTTTCTCACTCGCGATCGGAAAAAACGTCTGCAAAATATGGGAAAAGTCAAGCGTTGGCTCTTTCTTGTCTGGTGGCTTTTAAAAACCCTCTTTTTTAAGCTCACACCTGCCCGTCGTATTTTGCTGCTCATCGCCTTGTTTTTAATGCCGTCTTTTCAATTCGGAAGAACCACTGCAAATACCAATTTCTTGGGCGAATTAATCATCCTCTTTGTTCTGATGCTTGAATTAAAAGACAAACTGGTTGCCCAAAATGAATTAGCCGAGGGACGGGCTATTCAGAAAGCCCTGGCTCCTCCCCCCATGCCGAACGTACCCAACTGGGAACTGTGGCTCTTTACCCAGTCTGCCAACGAAGTGGGCGGAGACCTGATTGATTTTTTGGAATTGGATCAGGATCGATATGCGGTTGCTCTCGGAGATGTGTCGGGCAAGGGCCTGCCGGCAGCCTTATTGATGGCCAAATTGCAGGCCACCATCCGGGCATTGGCGCCGGAAGCTGAATCGCTTCCAGATTTGGTCTTCAGAATAAATCGCATCTTTTACAGGGATGTTCTTCCGCAAAATTTCTCTTCGCTGGTTTATCTGGAGTTGGGATCGAATTCTCACGAAATCCGGTTCATTAATGCCGGGCATTTGCCCCCGGTTGTTGTGACAAAAATGGGGTTCAAGGAAACGTCAAAGGGAGGACCGGCTTTGGGATTGCTTCCAAATGCTGAATATTCGCAGCAAACCGTCATCCTTCAGGAAGGGGATTTCCTCCTGATCTATTCCGACGGTTTAACCGAGGCACTCAATGAGCAGGGTGAGTTTTTCGGCGAAGAACGGCTGTTCACGCTTTTTGAAAAACGATCCCATTTATCTGCCCGGGAAATGGGAGAAAAACTCCTGGCGGATGTCCGTCAGTTTGTGGGTCATTCCCGCCTGGGAGACGATCTCTCGCTGGTGGTGTTAAAGCGCATCGCTTAA